From the genome of Miscanthus floridulus cultivar M001 chromosome 10, ASM1932011v1, whole genome shotgun sequence, one region includes:
- the LOC136490252 gene encoding 2-alkenal reductase (NADP(+)-dependent)-like → MAGSSEEKVVLVVQNKKVVLRRHVTGFPTEDDLEITVDTTKLRVPAGLTAVLIKNLYLSCDPWMRFRMSKPEDGGLPPEFVIGEALVNFTVGKVVDSTHPEFNAGDLVWGMSAWEEYTLVNQPESLHKIKHTELPLSYYTGVLGMPGLTAYACFFEVGKPKKGDFVFVSAASGAVGQVVGQLAKIAGCYVVGSAGSDEKVSLLKTKFGFDDAFNYKSETDLGAALKRCLPGGIDIYFDNVGGPTLDAVLLQMRHGGRVAVCGMISQYNLVEPYGLRNLFCIMPKAIRVEGFYFTFYMHVYPRFEEEMAGYIKDGKVTIVEDVVEGIDRAPAALIGLFSGKNVGKQLVAIARA, encoded by the exons ATGGCCGGCAGCAGCGAGGAAaaggtggtgctggtggtgcagAACAAGAAGGTGGTGCTGAGGAGGCACGTCACCGGGTTCCCCACCGAAGATGACTTGGAGATCACGGTGGACACTACAAAGCTGCGTGTGCCGGCGGGGCTGACCGCTGTGCTGATCAAGAACCTCTACCTGTCCTGCGACCCATGGATGCGTTTCCGCATGAGTAAACCCGAGGATGGTGGCCTGCCGCCGGAGTTTGTCATTGGAGAG GCCTTGGTCAATTTCACTGTGGGCAAAGTGGTGGACTCAACGCACCCGGAGTTCAACGCTGGCGACCTCGTCTGGGGTATGAGTGCATGGGAGGAGTACACCCTCGTCAACCAGCCGGAGTCCCTTCACAAGATCAAGCATACCGAACTGCCGCTCTCCTACTACACGGGCGTTCTTG GCATGCCCGGGCTCACTGCATACGCCTGTTTTTTCGAGGTCGGGAAGCCGAAGAAGGGCGACTTCGTGTTCGTCTCGGCGGCGTCAGGCGCCGTCGGCCAGGTCGTCGGGCAGCTCGCAAAGATCGCCGGCTGCTACGTGGTCGGCAGCGCCGGCTCCGACGAGAAGGTCAGCCTCCTGAAGACCAAGTTCGGCTTCGACGACGCCTTCAACTACAAGTCCGAGACCGACCTCGGCGCCGCGCTCAAGCGGTGCCTCCCCGGCGGCATCGACATCTACTTCGACAACGTCGGCGGCCCGACGCTGGACGCCGTGCTGCTGCAGATGCGCCATGGCGGCAGGGTCGCCGTCTGCGGGATGATCTCGCAGTACAATTTGGTGGAGCCGTACGGCCTGCGCAACCTGTTCTGCATCATGCCCAAGGCCATCAGGGTGGAGGGGTTCTACTTTACTTTCTACATGCATGTGTACCCGAGGTTCGAGGAGGAGATGGCTGGCTACATCAAGGACGGGAAGGTCACCATCGTTGAGGACGTCGTGGAGGGCATTGATAGGGCACCGGCAGCTCTAATCGGGTTGTTCTCGGGCAAAAATGTAGGGAAGCAGTTGGTTGCCATTGCAAGGGCATGA